A part of Setaria viridis chromosome 8, Setaria_viridis_v4.0, whole genome shotgun sequence genomic DNA contains:
- the LOC117866646 gene encoding 5-pentadecatrienyl resorcinol O-methyltransferase, whose product MAHYSEDSTQDLLQAHLQLLHESLGYIKSTAIAVALDVGIADAIHHYGGSATIPQILAKIDVNPSKQRGLRRLMRMLTISGIFTIHHPAPSSSSDGCEALYQLTPASRLLLSDGGSTSLTPLLTMLLGPLLVSPLATVVTALVRQEEQPDLSAFGIAHGETVWDVADQEAAFNISLHDAIAADTRFLMPIVLKECGEVFQGIDSLVDVGGGPYGSAAAAIAAAFPHLKCSVLDLPHVVAQAPSDSNVQFIAGDMFESVPPANAVFLKWILHDWGDDECIKLLKRCKEAIPSRDAGGKVIIIDMVLGWGPSEEKHTETQLLFDLLMIALNGVERDEQEWKKIFFEAGFKDYKIITLLGIRSIIELYP is encoded by the exons ATGGCACACTACAGCGAGGACAGCACTCAGGACTTGCTCCAAGCTCATCTTCAGCTACTGCACGAGTCCCTCGGCTACATCAAGTCAACTGCTATCGCAGTTGCCCTAGACGTCGGCATTGCCGATGCCATTCACCACTACGGCGGCAGCGCCACCATCCCCCAGATCCTCGCCAAGATTGACGTCAACCCATCCAAGCAACGGGGCCTGCGTCGCCTCATGCGCATGCTCACAATCTCTGGCATCTTCACCATCCATCACCCTgctccatcatcatcatcagatggGTGCGAAGCTCTCTACCAGCTGACACCGgcctcccgcctcctcctcagCGACGGGGGCTCGACGAGCTTGACACCTCTCCTGACCATGCTCCTCGGTCCTCTGCTCGTGTCGCCGCTCGCCACTGTCGTGACCGCGTTGGTCCGGCAGGAGGAGCAGCCGGACCTGTCGGCGTTCGGCATCGCGCACGGAGAAACCGTCTGGGACGTGGCTGACCAGGAGGCTGCCTTCAACATCTCCCTCCACGACGCTATCGCCGCGGACACCCGCTTCCTCATGCCCATTGTCCTCAAGGAGTGCGGCGAGGTCTTTCAGGGGATAGACTCGCTTGTGGACGTCGGCGGTGGACCGTATGGGAGTGCCGCagccgccatcgccgcggcgTTCCCGCACCTGAAGTGCAGCGTGCTGGATCTTCCTCACGTTGTTGCACAGGCTCCATCTGATAGCAACGTGCAGTTCATCGCGGGGGACATGTTCGAGAGCGTACCACCGGCGAATGCTGTTTTTCTCAAG TGGATTTTGCACGATTGGGGCGATGACGAGTGCATCAAGCTGCTGAAGAGATGCAAGGAAGCCATCCCTTCTCGAGATGCTGGAGGAAAAGTAATAATAATAGATATGGTACTCGGATGGGGACCGTCTGAAGAGAAGCATACAGAGACACAGCTTTTGTTTGATCTCCTAATGATCGCCCTCAATGGAGTTGAACGAGATGAGCAAGAGTGGAAGAAGATTTTCTTTGAAGCTGGATTTAAGGACTACAAAATTATAACACTTCTTGGTATCAGGTCCATTATCGAGCTTTATCCATGA
- the LOC117834705 gene encoding bisdemethoxycurcumin synthase, with protein sequence MIVAALRPTRRRPPDTLYQPAFPPAAATATLLAGWPEGKRARFVTTDLRRHFGLLTVPLLLPLPPRTRCYATAVDEARQAPRVAVLGIGTANPANCVPQNEYADWYFRVTKSDHLAKLKAKMKRICYNSGIKKRYFHHTTDTFRDHPEIVDRALPSLDARQAILAPAVPEIAATAAAKAIAAWGRPARDVTHLVLATYSGAHMPGADLRLASLLGLRRSTQRTMFYLGGCAAGSAALRVARDVAENNPGARVLAVCAELSLVLFRAPRVADPGTLVMQALFGDGASAVVVGAGAGPEGSGGVECPMFEIMSASQTVIPGSEDAAAGHLGEGGLAFCPSPRMPNLVRQHVEECLLDAVSPLGLGGGWNDLFWAVHPGGTAILDGVEAELALAPGKLAASRRVLSEYGNMSGASMIFVLDELWRRHREEMDGRLGVMLGLGPGISVETMVLRSMSGTEKK encoded by the exons ATGATCGTCGCCGCCCTAAGGCctacccggcggcggccgccagaCACGCTTTATCAGCCGGCGTTtccaccggcggcggccactGCAACCCTTCTGGCAGGGTGGCCAGAAGGAAAGCGAGCCCGTTTTGTCACAACTGACTTGCGCCGCCATTTTGGATTATTAACCGTACCATTGCTTCTGCCGTTGCCTCCAAGAACTCGCTGTTATGCGACCGCCGTAGACGAGGCCCGGCAGGCGCCGCGCGTGGCGGTGCTCGGTATTGGCACCGCGAACCCGGCCAACTGTGTGCCGCAGAACGAGTACGCCGACTGGTACTTCCGCGTCACCAAGAGCGACCACCTCGCCAAGCTGAAGGCCAAGATGAAAAGGATTT GTTATAACTCGGGAATCAAGAAGAGGTACTTCCACCACACGACCGACACGTTCCGCGACCATCCGGAGATCGTCGACCGCGCGCTGCCGTCGCTGGACGCGCGGCAGGCCATCCTGGCGCCGGCCGTGCCGGAgatcgccgccaccgcggcggcgaaggcgatcGCGGCATGGGGCCGCCCCGCGAGGGACGTCACCCACCTCGTCCTCGCCACCTACTCGGGCGCGCACATGCCCGGCGCCGACCTCCGGCTGGCGTCGctcctcggcctccgccgctCCACGCAGCGCACCATGTTCTACCTTGGCGGCTGCGCCGCGGGCTCCGCGGCGCTCCGCGTCGCCAGGGACGTCGCCGAGAACAACCCTGGCGCGCGCGTCCTCGCTGTCTGCGCCGAGCTGAGCCTTGTCCTGTTCCGCGCGCCGCGCGTGGCCGACCCCGGCACACTCGTCATGCAGGCGCTGTTCGGCGACGGCGCGagtgccgtcgtcgtcggcgccggcgccggccccgagGGATCCGGCGGCGTCGAGTGCCCGATGTTCGAGATAATGTCCGCCTCGCAGACGGTGATACCGGGCagcgaggacgccgccgccgggcaccTCGGCGAGGGCGGCCTCGCGTTCTGCCCGTCTCCGAGGATGCCAAATCTGGTGCGCCAGCACGTCGAGGAATGCCTCCTCGACGCCGTTTCGCCGCTcggccttggcggcggctggAACGACCTGTTCTGGGCGGTGCATCCTGGCGGGACAGCGATCCTTGACGGCGTCGAGGCCGAGCTCGCGCTTGCGCCCGGGAAACTTGCGGCGAGCCGGCGCGTGCTGAGCGAGTACGGGAACATGTCTGGCGCGTCGATGATCTTTGTGCTCGACGAGCTCTGGCGACGCCATCGCGAGGAGATGGATGGGAGGTTGGGGGTGATGCTGGGTCTCGGGCCGGGTATCTCTGTCGAGACCATGGTGCTGCGCTCGATGAGTGGCACGGAGAAGAAATAG